Proteins from one Thiohalorhabdus sp. Cl-TMA genomic window:
- a CDS encoding type II toxin-antitoxin system VapC family toxin, whose product MSKPLVVDTMVFAYALLGVSTHRETALAALEAADPIVVPDSCYAELANVVWQWTRAKEISRETGHALLTDAEVLINRSHPTTHLWSQALSLAIDADHPAYDTLFIAAAQREGTQVVTFDKRLQTAFPDWTLAPELFLGLRNCF is encoded by the coding sequence TTGAGCAAACCCCTGGTCGTGGACACCATGGTGTTCGCCTATGCCTTGCTGGGGGTATCCACCCACCGGGAGACCGCCCTCGCAGCTCTTGAGGCAGCAGATCCCATCGTGGTGCCGGACTCCTGCTATGCGGAGCTGGCGAATGTAGTGTGGCAATGGACCCGGGCCAAGGAAATCTCCAGAGAGACCGGGCACGCCCTCCTTACGGACGCCGAGGTACTGATCAATCGCTCCCACCCCACTACCCACCTCTGGAGCCAGGCCCTGAGCCTGGCGATCGACGCCGACCACCCTGCCTACGACACCCTTTTCATTGCCGCCGCCCAGCGCGAAGGGACCCAAGTGGTCACCTTTGATAAGCGGCTACAAACCGCCTTCCCGGACTGGACCTTGGCTCCGGAACTGTTTCTAGGGCTCCGGAACTGTTTCTAG
- a CDS encoding FitA-like ribbon-helix-helix domain-containing protein encodes MGAITIRNLPEELVDRLKEAAEAHNRSMEQEVRELLEQRYAPKGEVLSRMRERWEELPQTDPDEVARWREEGRP; translated from the coding sequence ATGGGTGCCATCACGATCCGCAACCTCCCCGAGGAGCTGGTAGACCGCCTCAAGGAGGCAGCCGAGGCCCATAACCGATCCATGGAACAGGAAGTCCGCGAACTGCTGGAGCAGCGCTACGCGCCCAAGGGGGAGGTCTTGAGTCGGATGCGCGAGCGATGGGAAGAGCTCCCTCAGACCGATCCGGACGAAGTGGCCCGTTGGCGTGAGGAAGGGCGGCCTTGA
- a CDS encoding addiction module protein, whose amino-acid sequence MKIEEILEEAASLPVEERAQVVDSLLRSLNPPEAEIDRKWAEEARRRLEEVRSGAAEGVSDQVRDTHFPKWPPRSSWF is encoded by the coding sequence ATGAAAATTGAAGAGATCCTCGAAGAGGCCGCCTCGCTTCCGGTTGAAGAGCGGGCCCAGGTGGTGGACTCCCTCCTGCGCAGCCTCAACCCACCGGAGGCGGAAATCGACCGGAAATGGGCCGAGGAGGCCCGGCGTCGCCTGGAGGAGGTCCGTTCAGGGGCCGCGGAGGGCGTTTCAGACCAGGTAAGGGACACCCACTTTCCTAAGTGGCCGCCCCGTAGTTCCTGGTTTTAA